The following coding sequences are from one Treponema parvum window:
- a CDS encoding V-type ATP synthase subunit I — translation MARTTQMRLVELMVLKQDIARIIEFLGKRAVFQFENQISSYENVSDENTKNDKEHEIFSSLQQCRAYLNIQDRSDVLDCSLPDRDDYDKAQNFLSAVDELKEREKEVTENARHVKEAYREALAFSNLKASYSDLEHLSFLTLRIGKIDPSLVDELKFAVGDRAAIIQLGDDKSRILAASSKKGRFALDSELKRHGFVEMEIPKDFKGIPDDVLEGLKTKSSEAEKQLAVVSEERKNFTDTHKDMLLHLLGVFSIAKQVREMENRLEATHMVYRITGWIPAYATQQIMHDLDVLTEGRIAIREYKPSEIPAVISGRQQVPVQLKHGKLVGAFGRMIFSYGSPVYGSVDPTPFVALFFTLLFGIMFGDLGQGLVFLLFGLLLAKKIVKVGGWNKFAPVFMAIGVSSSIMGLLTGEFFSNETLLEPFAHYVTGLFGTSRSPILPMRPASDPQSIKNMFMFFGFSIAVGFVINTCGLIINIINQFNRKHWGGALFGKTGLSGALFFWYVIVFAVRLAAFGHVPEIYDWVIIGLTLFGAAYGEILERLIEGRHPVFENGFGAAVIAGLVEVIEVISNYLSNTISFMRVGAFALSHAVLGYIINTMTHLAGGAGGIAILILGNATVIVLEGMIVAIQVIRLQYYEFFSKFFNETGREFKPFGFYYT, via the coding sequence ATGGCAAGAACGACGCAGATGCGGCTTGTTGAGCTGATGGTATTAAAACAGGATATTGCACGCATAATCGAGTTTTTAGGTAAACGCGCCGTTTTTCAATTTGAAAATCAAATTTCCTCTTATGAAAATGTATCCGATGAAAACACGAAGAACGATAAAGAACATGAAATTTTTTCCTCTTTGCAGCAGTGCCGCGCATATCTGAACATTCAAGACAGAAGCGACGTACTGGATTGTTCTCTTCCCGATCGCGACGACTACGATAAAGCTCAAAATTTTTTGTCGGCCGTAGACGAACTTAAAGAAAGGGAAAAAGAAGTGACCGAAAACGCTCGGCACGTAAAAGAAGCTTACAGAGAAGCTCTGGCTTTTTCAAATTTGAAGGCTTCATATTCCGATCTTGAACACCTTTCTTTTCTTACATTGCGCATAGGAAAGATCGATCCTTCGCTGGTTGATGAACTTAAATTCGCCGTCGGAGACAGAGCCGCCATAATACAACTCGGTGACGATAAGTCGCGCATACTCGCGGCGTCGTCCAAAAAGGGACGATTTGCTCTTGACTCGGAATTAAAGCGGCACGGTTTTGTAGAAATGGAAATTCCTAAGGATTTTAAAGGCATTCCTGACGACGTTCTCGAAGGTCTCAAAACCAAGTCCTCCGAGGCTGAAAAACAGCTTGCCGTCGTTTCCGAAGAGAGAAAGAATTTTACGGACACCCATAAGGATATGCTTTTGCATCTTTTGGGCGTCTTTTCGATAGCAAAACAAGTGCGTGAGATGGAAAACAGGCTTGAGGCTACACACATGGTTTATCGCATTACGGGATGGATTCCCGCGTATGCGACTCAGCAGATCATGCATGATCTGGATGTGCTCACTGAAGGCAGGATTGCGATACGGGAATACAAACCTTCGGAAATTCCCGCCGTCATATCCGGACGCCAGCAGGTTCCCGTACAGCTTAAACACGGAAAACTCGTAGGCGCCTTCGGCAGAATGATCTTCAGTTACGGATCTCCCGTTTACGGCTCCGTCGATCCTACGCCCTTCGTCGCGTTGTTTTTTACGCTGCTTTTCGGTATCATGTTCGGCGATCTGGGACAGGGGCTTGTCTTTTTATTGTTCGGGCTGCTTTTAGCTAAAAAGATCGTTAAAGTAGGCGGTTGGAATAAATTTGCTCCCGTCTTTATGGCTATAGGAGTGAGTTCTTCCATAATGGGACTTTTAACCGGAGAATTTTTTTCAAACGAAACTCTTTTGGAACCGTTCGCTCATTACGTTACGGGGCTTTTCGGCACGTCGAGATCTCCAATCCTGCCTATGCGCCCGGCTTCGGATCCGCAATCAATAAAAAACATGTTTATGTTTTTCGGATTTTCCATCGCGGTAGGATTTGTCATCAATACTTGCGGGCTAATTATCAACATAATAAATCAGTTTAACCGGAAACATTGGGGCGGCGCTCTCTTCGGCAAGACGGGACTCTCCGGAGCGCTTTTTTTCTGGTATGTGATAGTCTTTGCGGTAAGGCTTGCGGCTTTCGGACATGTTCCCGAAATCTACGACTGGGTTATCATTGGGCTTACCCTGTTCGGCGCGGCATACGGTGAAATTTTGGAACGCCTCATCGAAGGGCGCCACCCCGTATTTGAAAACGGGTTCGGAGCGGCGGTTATAGCGGGCTTGGTTGAAGTGATTGAAGTTATTTCGAATTATCTTTCAAACACGATAAGTTTTATGCGCGTAGGCGCTTTCGCCCTGTCGCATGCGGTTTTAGGCTATATAATTAACACTATGACGCATCTTGCAGGCGGAGCGGGCGGCATTGCGATCTTAATCTTGGGTAACGCTACGGTAATAGTTTTGGAAGGAATGATCGTAGCCATTCAAGTGATCCGTCTGCAATATTACGAATTCTTTTCGAAATTCTTTAACGAGACGGGAAGAGAATTTAAACCTTTCGGATTTTATTATACATAA
- a CDS encoding V0D/AC39 family V-type ATPase subunit, protein MSRSDAAAYVNAKANGMLQKSFVGPKAIKLFSVHSLPELWALLFTQEMPSVPGQVLAEEIERKALQEFILQYKKLLAMYPKPDAVSLSLLQYYDYENLKSIATALSKNEKNMPQVIDVSPYNIINYKEWPDLVKITENTPFYWYDRIPSAQDMQALDKRLDFQYVKNLWKSIDELPRSERPFVRDFILEDIIFKNIIWAMRLKVYYDMKKDDIIAQLIFADDHKNEKDLFAALALSILDKDINAYSDWSGWKYEDALNPHEEGGEWTLDPCWVEQYFRRIFNRKALKKMHQYPLTAMVMVCWFKIKQNEYETVCAASEALRMGVDETQVMELAGIAPAKQR, encoded by the coding sequence ATGAGTCGTTCTGATGCTGCCGCATATGTAAATGCAAAGGCAAACGGAATGCTACAAAAATCGTTTGTAGGGCCTAAAGCAATAAAGTTATTTTCAGTACATTCTCTGCCTGAATTGTGGGCGCTTCTTTTTACACAAGAAATGCCTTCGGTACCCGGCCAAGTGCTTGCCGAAGAGATCGAAAGAAAGGCTTTGCAGGAATTTATTTTACAATACAAAAAATTGCTGGCTATGTATCCCAAACCCGACGCGGTGTCTTTGTCGCTTTTGCAGTATTACGATTATGAGAATTTAAAAAGCATTGCGACCGCTCTTTCCAAAAATGAAAAAAACATGCCACAAGTGATAGACGTAAGTCCTTATAATATAATAAATTATAAGGAATGGCCCGATTTGGTTAAGATTACGGAAAACACGCCTTTTTATTGGTACGATAGAATTCCTTCCGCTCAGGATATGCAGGCCTTGGACAAAAGGCTTGATTTTCAGTACGTAAAAAATCTTTGGAAGTCCATAGACGAGCTTCCGCGTTCGGAGCGCCCGTTTGTGCGCGATTTTATACTTGAGGACATAATTTTTAAAAATATTATTTGGGCGATGCGTCTTAAAGTCTATTACGATATGAAAAAAGATGATATTATTGCTCAGTTGATATTTGCCGACGATCATAAGAATGAAAAAGATTTGTTCGCCGCTCTAGCGCTCTCTATCCTCGATAAGGATATAAACGCCTATTCGGACTGGAGCGGCTGGAAATATGAAGACGCTCTTAATCCTCATGAAGAGGGGGGCGAGTGGACGTTGGATCCGTGCTGGGTTGAACAGTATTTCCGCAGAATTTTTAATCGAAAGGCGTTAAAAAAAATGCATCAGTATCCGCTGACGGCTATGGTCATGGTATGCTGGTTTAAGATCAAGCAGAATGAATATGAAACTGTCTGCGCCGCATCCGAAGCGCTGCGTATGGGCGTCGATGAGACACAGGTAATGGAATTGGCCGGTATTGCGCCGGCGAAGCAGAGGTAG
- a CDS encoding PTS sugar transporter subunit IIA, translating to MFSDIFPPENIIVGLESEDKDEVFEEMLEVIVSAQPYINRSEALTALKERENKMTTGIMPGIAVPHAISPSVNGVVGALGISFTGVDYDAMDNKPVHIVFMLLFAPKETQRHLQIMKQFADLLHHQELCKALMQKKSPQEVYDAIRSYEEAMESDY from the coding sequence ATGTTTTCAGATATTTTTCCTCCGGAGAATATTATCGTCGGTTTGGAAAGCGAAGATAAAGACGAAGTTTTTGAAGAAATGCTTGAAGTCATTGTTTCCGCGCAACCGTATATCAATCGTTCCGAAGCCTTGACGGCGTTAAAAGAACGTGAAAATAAAATGACCACGGGGATCATGCCGGGGATCGCGGTTCCTCATGCCATAAGTCCGTCCGTAAACGGCGTTGTCGGCGCCTTGGGGATAAGCTTTACGGGAGTCGACTATGACGCTATGGATAATAAGCCCGTGCATATCGTTTTTATGCTGCTCTTCGCTCCTAAGGAAACGCAACGGCACCTTCAAATAATGAAGCAATTTGCCGATCTTCTTCATCATCAGGAATTATGCAAGGCTCTTATGCAAAAAAAATCTCCGCAGGAAGTATATGACGCGATTCGCTCTTATGAAGAAGCGATGGAGAGCGATTACTAG
- the secG gene encoding preprotein translocase subunit SecG codes for MGVIGIILLVVFVIICILLVLLVLVQNEEGMGGLIGGGVSNAFGSHSANILTKTTYVLVTLFFVTAFGLALLNKKPAVKTDLSGAAQSVEQASGQSSEWWKDTSDSSAQ; via the coding sequence ATGGGTGTTATCGGTATTATCCTTCTGGTCGTATTCGTTATTATCTGTATCCTGCTGGTTTTGCTGGTTTTGGTACAGAATGAAGAAGGTATGGGAGGTCTTATAGGAGGCGGAGTTTCCAATGCGTTCGGCTCACACTCAGCAAATATATTGACCAAAACAACTTACGTTTTGGTTACGCTGTTTTTTGTTACAGCCTTCGGTCTTGCTTTGTTGAATAAAAAACCCGCTGTAAAGACCGATCTGTCGGGTGCGGCGCAGTCTGTCGAACAGGCTTCGGGGCAGAGCTCCGAATGGTGGAAGGATACTTCGGATTCTTCAGCACAATAA
- the tpiA gene encoding triose-phosphate isomerase — protein MRKHYIAGNWKMNLNKAQSLELAKALVKELKGKSNKYMIAAPFVYLDALAPVLKGSNILLGAQNMAATDNGAHTGEVSADMLKDIGVQSVILGHSERRHEIGESDSLINAKVKKALEKGLEVVLCIGELLEEREAGNAEKVCAAQLTEGLKGVSENQLKNVTIAYEPVWAIGTGKTATPDDAQAIHKFCRKHIEKMYGKAASEAVVIQYGGSMKASNAKELLAMEDIDGGLIGGASLAADTFVPICIL, from the coding sequence ATGAGAAAACATTATATTGCAGGAAATTGGAAAATGAATCTTAACAAGGCACAGTCCCTTGAACTTGCAAAAGCCCTTGTTAAAGAATTAAAGGGGAAGTCCAACAAGTATATGATTGCGGCTCCCTTTGTATACCTTGACGCGCTCGCGCCCGTCCTTAAAGGGTCTAACATCCTTCTCGGAGCGCAGAATATGGCGGCTACGGATAACGGCGCACATACGGGGGAGGTTTCTGCCGATATGTTAAAAGACATCGGAGTGCAATCCGTGATACTCGGACATTCGGAGCGTCGTCATGAAATAGGCGAAAGCGATTCTCTTATCAACGCCAAAGTTAAAAAGGCTTTGGAAAAAGGACTTGAAGTCGTTCTTTGCATAGGAGAGCTTCTCGAAGAGAGAGAAGCCGGAAACGCAGAAAAGGTGTGCGCCGCTCAGCTTACGGAAGGACTTAAAGGCGTATCTGAGAATCAGCTTAAAAATGTCACTATAGCGTATGAGCCCGTATGGGCGATAGGAACCGGAAAGACCGCTACTCCCGACGACGCACAGGCCATCCATAAGTTTTGCAGAAAGCATATTGAAAAAATGTACGGTAAAGCCGCTTCCGAGGCCGTCGTTATACAGTACGGCGGTTCCATGAAGGCGTCAAACGCTAAAGAACTTCTTGCGATGGAAGATATTGACGGAGGATTGATAGGTGGCGCTTCTCTTGCCGCCGACACCTTTGTTCCCATTTGCATTCTTTAA
- a CDS encoding phosphoglycerate kinase, protein MIKTVRDVNLKGKRIVMRVDFNVPMKEGVVQDDTRIMAALPTIKYILEQKPRSLVLMSHLGDPAKDVKKAAEKAEKAGKTFTEADKEKFINGKNRMKPVAEYLEKKLGGKVFFAEDSLGQGSAVEALPEGAVMMLENTRFHSEETSKDAAERDKMAKELASYGEIYVNDAFGTAHRDHASTASIAKFMKVKVAGFLMEKEIKYLEPLLKDPPKPMVAIIGGAKVSSKIAVLESLLKNASALVIGGGMAYTFLKVQGYKVGKSLVEDDFADTAKKLLSDAKDKGVKVILPVDHVCAAEYSADSTPTVVDDVNIPDNLMALDVGPKTIALYKTTIESAKSIVWNGPVGVFEFEAFSKGTAAVAELVAKATGRGVMTVVGGGDSVAAVNKCGLADKMSHVSTGGGASLEFLEGKTLPGIAALETK, encoded by the coding sequence ATGATAAAAACGGTTAGAGATGTAAATTTAAAAGGCAAGCGTATCGTTATGCGCGTTGATTTTAATGTTCCTATGAAAGAAGGAGTCGTTCAGGACGATACGCGCATTATGGCCGCCCTTCCTACCATAAAGTACATACTTGAGCAAAAACCCAGAAGCCTTGTGCTCATGAGCCATCTGGGAGACCCCGCAAAGGACGTAAAAAAAGCCGCCGAAAAAGCCGAAAAGGCGGGAAAAACATTTACCGAAGCCGATAAAGAAAAGTTTATAAACGGCAAAAACCGCATGAAACCTGTGGCCGAATATCTTGAAAAAAAATTAGGCGGCAAAGTGTTTTTTGCCGAAGATTCTCTCGGACAAGGATCCGCAGTAGAAGCTCTTCCCGAAGGAGCCGTTATGATGCTTGAAAACACGCGTTTTCACAGCGAAGAAACTTCAAAAGACGCCGCAGAGCGCGACAAGATGGCAAAAGAACTTGCTTCCTACGGAGAAATCTATGTAAACGACGCCTTCGGCACGGCTCACCGCGATCACGCTTCTACGGCTTCCATCGCAAAATTTATGAAAGTAAAGGTTGCGGGCTTCCTTATGGAAAAAGAAATAAAATATCTCGAGCCGCTTTTAAAAGATCCGCCCAAACCAATGGTAGCGATTATAGGCGGCGCAAAGGTGTCTTCAAAGATCGCTGTGCTTGAAAGCCTGCTTAAAAACGCTTCCGCTCTCGTCATAGGCGGCGGTATGGCGTATACGTTTCTTAAAGTGCAGGGATACAAGGTCGGTAAATCTCTCGTTGAAGACGATTTTGCCGATACGGCAAAAAAACTGCTTTCGGACGCAAAGGATAAGGGCGTAAAAGTTATTCTTCCCGTAGACCACGTGTGCGCCGCAGAGTACAGCGCGGACTCGACTCCGACTGTAGTCGACGATGTAAATATTCCCGATAACCTTATGGCGCTTGACGTAGGCCCCAAGACTATCGCTTTGTACAAAACTACGATTGAAAGCGCGAAATCAATTGTTTGGAACGGTCCCGTCGGCGTATTTGAATTTGAAGCGTTTTCCAAAGGAACGGCAGCCGTTGCGGAACTTGTTGCAAAAGCTACCGGTCGCGGCGTTATGACCGTTGTAGGCGGCGGAGATTCGGTTGCAGCCGTGAACAAATGCGGCCTTGCGGATAAGATGAGCCATGTTTCCACCGGCGGCGGAGCGTCCCTTGAATTCCTTGAAGGAAAAACTCTTCCGGGTATTGCCGCTCTGGAAACGAAGTAA
- the nagA gene encoding N-acetylglucosamine-6-phosphate deacetylase, translating into MLFINARVILEGGILQNGFVRTKGAEIIEVGECKKNADKSCCNGSVSGTNGAFAPKDGETVVDCSGDFISPGFIDIHSHGGGGFDNMDGSPEDIEGAALAHLKYGTTTYYPTTLTSSDEALFKTFECFRQVKKNKSNLPHLPGLHLEGPFFDMVQKGAQDPRFIKNPKPENYMPILEKGEGIISRISFAPELPGALEMADVFHKAGIMMAAGHTAATYDEISKAYDHGVRHLTHFYSGMSGIERKGGFRILGTIEAGYIMDGLSVELIADGMHLPPDLLKMILKLKDHDHICICTDSMRGAGMPEGPSILGAKVGGQEVIIEGGIAKMPDRTSFAGSVCTMDRTVRTMVYKAGLPMWEAVRMASLLPARFMGIEKKTGSISAGKEADLLIFDNDVNIKQVFVSGKKM; encoded by the coding sequence ATGTTATTTATAAATGCAAGAGTTATACTTGAGGGCGGAATTTTACAAAACGGTTTCGTTCGCACAAAGGGGGCTGAGATAATTGAAGTCGGGGAATGTAAAAAGAACGCCGACAAATCTTGCTGCAACGGCTCCGTTTCCGGGACAAACGGCGCTTTCGCTCCTAAGGACGGCGAAACCGTCGTAGATTGTTCGGGAGATTTTATTTCTCCGGGCTTTATAGATATTCATTCGCACGGCGGCGGCGGTTTTGACAATATGGACGGAAGTCCTGAAGATATAGAAGGAGCCGCCCTCGCTCATTTAAAATACGGTACTACCACTTATTATCCCACCACTCTTACGAGCAGCGACGAAGCGCTTTTTAAAACCTTTGAGTGTTTTAGGCAAGTGAAGAAAAATAAGAGTAATTTACCGCATCTTCCGGGTCTTCATCTGGAAGGTCCTTTTTTTGATATGGTGCAAAAAGGCGCTCAAGACCCCAGATTCATAAAAAATCCTAAACCCGAAAACTATATGCCCATTCTTGAAAAAGGCGAAGGCATCATAAGCCGCATATCGTTTGCACCCGAGCTTCCCGGAGCCTTGGAAATGGCCGACGTGTTTCATAAAGCGGGAATAATGATGGCGGCCGGACATACGGCCGCTACGTATGATGAAATTTCCAAAGCATACGATCACGGCGTGCGTCATCTTACGCATTTTTATTCGGGTATGTCCGGCATCGAAAGGAAGGGCGGCTTTCGTATTCTCGGAACGATAGAAGCGGGCTATATCATGGACGGCCTTTCCGTAGAATTGATCGCCGACGGTATGCATTTGCCGCCCGATCTTTTAAAAATGATCCTTAAGCTTAAAGATCACGACCACATTTGTATCTGCACGGACAGCATGCGCGGCGCCGGAATGCCCGAAGGTCCTTCCATTTTGGGAGCAAAGGTCGGCGGGCAGGAAGTCATAATCGAAGGGGGAATTGCCAAAATGCCGGACCGCACTTCCTTTGCCGGAAGCGTCTGCACTATGGACAGAACTGTCCGCACGATGGTCTATAAAGCGGGGCTCCCGATGTGGGAGGCCGTCCGCATGGCAAGCCTTTTGCCTGCGCGTTTTATGGGCATTGAAAAAAAGACGGGCTCGATTTCGGCAGGTAAAGAAGCCGATCTTCTGATATTCGACAACGACGTCAATATAAAACAAGTGTTCGTTTCGGGTAAGAAAATGTGA
- a CDS encoding TRAP transporter substrate-binding protein: MKKLVAFAIIALTAVGGVFATGSTKAKAAKVIKLKLAENQPANNPVSKGVKMFADLVKAKTGGTVEVEVYLDAQLGNENETIDQVQAGTLDFARINTSALASTVNEVGVFTLPYIFTGTEQKYKVLDGKIGQDILNTMRSKNNIIGLDFLESGSRNFYSTKKPIKSVSDLKGMKVRVQQNEVAIRMVELLGGAATPMAYGEVYQGLQTGVIDAAENDFVSYYTSGHYEVAKYFSLDGHMAPPALLIMSTAAWKKLNADQQKAVKEASREAALWQRKAMDDFQNESRAAVEKAGCKVFTVDAKEFQNAVSEIYNKYPQYKDLIAKIRAVN, from the coding sequence ATGAAAAAATTGGTCGCGTTTGCAATCATAGCGCTGACTGCGGTAGGTGGCGTCTTTGCTACAGGTTCCACAAAAGCAAAGGCTGCTAAGGTTATCAAGCTTAAGCTTGCCGAAAATCAACCGGCGAACAACCCTGTGTCTAAGGGTGTAAAAATGTTTGCCGATCTGGTCAAAGCAAAGACAGGCGGAACAGTGGAAGTGGAAGTGTATTTGGACGCACAGCTTGGCAATGAAAATGAAACAATCGATCAGGTACAGGCCGGAACTCTCGACTTCGCACGCATAAACACATCCGCTCTGGCGTCTACGGTAAACGAAGTGGGCGTATTCACGCTGCCTTATATTTTCACCGGCACAGAGCAAAAATACAAAGTTCTTGACGGAAAAATCGGGCAGGATATTTTAAATACCATGCGCTCAAAAAACAACATAATAGGCCTTGACTTTTTGGAATCAGGCTCGCGCAATTTTTATTCAACTAAAAAACCCATAAAATCAGTATCCGATCTTAAAGGAATGAAAGTCCGCGTACAGCAGAACGAAGTCGCCATAAGAATGGTCGAACTTCTCGGCGGAGCGGCAACTCCGATGGCATACGGAGAAGTCTACCAAGGTTTGCAGACGGGCGTCATCGATGCGGCTGAAAACGACTTTGTCTCTTATTACACTTCGGGACATTATGAAGTTGCAAAGTATTTTTCTTTGGACGGACACATGGCTCCTCCGGCGCTGCTTATCATGAGCACGGCGGCATGGAAAAAACTTAACGCAGACCAGCAGAAAGCTGTAAAAGAAGCTTCCCGCGAAGCGGCTCTTTGGCAGAGGAAGGCTATGGACGACTTCCAAAACGAATCCCGTGCGGCGGTAGAAAAGGCCGGTTGTAAGGTATTTACCGTTGACGCAAAAGAATTCCAAAACGCTGTGAGTGAAATTTACAACAAATATCCTCAGTACAAGGATTTGATTGCAAAGATAAGGGCAGTAAACTAA
- a CDS encoding TRAP transporter small permease, with protein MEAKKDKLSKIRSALDRMIEAEQSLCCYILIIEVAITFVQVVLRSFGNPFSWSEEVTLMFLVWFGYLCIPIDIYTDSHAALFFAYGKLPPFAKKFLDLGRHGILVWFSVLMIKYGAKITALNIAKKQPATQLSQGLLFAPLVVGGILMTVYAAFNFASTCLKPLSEYVVDKNAVKTIDELNRERGGN; from the coding sequence GTGGAAGCAAAAAAAGACAAACTGTCAAAGATTCGTTCCGCATTAGATCGCATGATTGAAGCGGAACAGAGTCTCTGCTGCTACATTCTTATAATTGAGGTTGCCATAACCTTTGTCCAGGTAGTTCTGCGCTCCTTCGGCAACCCGTTCAGCTGGTCTGAAGAAGTTACGCTGATGTTTTTAGTGTGGTTCGGCTATCTGTGCATTCCCATCGATATTTACACGGATTCCCATGCGGCTCTGTTCTTCGCATACGGTAAGTTACCGCCGTTCGCAAAAAAGTTTCTCGATCTTGGACGGCACGGAATTTTGGTCTGGTTCAGCGTCCTCATGATCAAATACGGAGCTAAGATAACCGCTCTGAACATAGCGAAAAAACAACCGGCAACGCAATTATCGCAGGGACTTTTATTCGCTCCGTTAGTAGTCGGCGGTATTCTTATGACAGTATACGCAGCATTCAATTTTGCAAGTACCTGTCTTAAGCCTCTAAGCGAATACGTTGTCGACAAAAATGCGGTAAAAACGATCGACGAGCTGAACAGAGAAAGGGGAGGAAATTAA
- a CDS encoding TRAP transporter large permease: MASQAIATWILFGSLVVLMVFRFPISFCLGVSALFTAIYLDIPFFNLFQKMSTGITSFTFMCVPFFIIMAQIMTDGGISDRLTKFCNVMIGRVRGGTAIVNCVVSMFFGGISGSSIADVSSIGSFLIPSMIKEGYDADYSIAVTCTSSVEGVIIPPSQNMIYYIVAAGSGLSVSTMFMCGYIPGILLTLALCVCSFVIAVKNKYPISQKYSWKENIAIIREAALGLITILIVAVGILAGFFTATEAGGVAAVYALIITIFVYRTMNFKKFVQCLKKTLRTLSTVMAIIATSSAFSYVLAYLKVPTRVASSLMSVSSNPGVVMLLMVIMMVFLGCFMDMGILLILLTPILYPVAMSYGYNPYHFGLIMVLTLGLGLLTPPVGTSLWAGCSIANMPIEKAIKGFMPFYLTYSFILAIIILFPTITLMLPRALGYIS, encoded by the coding sequence ATGGCAAGTCAGGCAATAGCTACGTGGATACTTTTCGGCTCGCTCGTCGTGCTAATGGTATTCCGTTTTCCCATATCTTTTTGTTTAGGCGTTTCGGCTTTGTTTACTGCTATATATTTGGACATTCCTTTTTTTAATCTGTTTCAAAAAATGTCTACGGGAATCACGAGCTTTACGTTTATGTGCGTGCCGTTTTTTATAATAATGGCGCAGATCATGACTGACGGAGGAATAAGCGACCGTCTCACAAAATTCTGCAACGTTATGATCGGCCGAGTGAGAGGCGGAACCGCAATCGTAAACTGCGTTGTTTCAATGTTTTTCGGCGGCATATCGGGGTCTTCGATAGCGGATGTTTCTTCGATAGGCTCTTTTTTGATTCCGTCAATGATCAAAGAAGGATACGACGCGGATTATTCCATTGCAGTAACGTGTACAAGTTCGGTGGAAGGCGTTATAATTCCGCCGAGCCAAAACATGATATACTATATTGTCGCAGCCGGAAGCGGTCTTTCCGTAAGCACAATGTTTATGTGCGGCTACATTCCGGGCATACTGCTTACTCTTGCGCTTTGCGTATGTTCCTTTGTGATCGCAGTAAAAAACAAATATCCTATAAGCCAAAAATATTCGTGGAAAGAAAATATTGCAATAATACGCGAAGCCGCGCTGGGACTGATCACGATCCTTATCGTAGCAGTAGGCATTCTCGCAGGATTTTTTACGGCGACGGAAGCAGGCGGAGTTGCAGCCGTATACGCTTTAATCATTACGATTTTCGTATACCGTACAATGAATTTTAAAAAATTCGTTCAATGCCTTAAAAAAACTCTCAGAACCCTAAGCACCGTCATGGCAATAATCGCTACGAGCAGCGCTTTCAGTTACGTGCTTGCCTATCTTAAGGTTCCCACACGGGTCGCTTCTTCGCTGATGTCGGTGTCAAGCAATCCAGGAGTAGTAATGCTTCTTATGGTGATCATGATGGTCTTTCTCGGCTGTTTTATGGACATGGGAATTCTTTTGATACTTCTTACGCCCATTCTGTACCCGGTGGCGATGTCTTACGGATATAATCCCTATCATTTCGGGCTGATCATGGTTCTTACGCTTGGACTCGGACTTTTAACTCCGCCGGTAGGGACTTCTCTTTGGGCCGGATGCTCTATAGCGAATATGCCCATAGAAAAAGCGATCAAAGGTTTTATGCCGTTCTATCTTACGTATTCGTTTATTCTGGCAATAATAATCCTATTCCCGACTATAACGCTTATGTTGCCGCGAGCGCTTGGATACATATCATAG